In the Erythrolamprus reginae isolate rEryReg1 chromosome 13, rEryReg1.hap1, whole genome shotgun sequence genome, one interval contains:
- the RIIAD1 gene encoding RIIa domain-containing protein 1 yields the protein MADVTSGLEHLDGGALNESQRTQLMTYKINTKINNEQYLRAHTEIEVLLSGFLRDVFMKRPENIREFAADYFTNPELPGKIQQHMMEKLNQAI from the exons ATGGCTGATGTCACCTCGGGATTGGAACACCTGGATGGGGGGGCCCTCAACGAGTCCCAACGGACTCAGCTCATGACCTACAAG ATCAACACCAAAATTAACAACGAACAATATCTCCGAGCTCACACCGAAATCGAAGTTCTGCTATCTGGATTTCTCAG AGACGTCTTCATGAAAAGGCCGGAGAATATCCGAGAATTTGCGGCAG ACTATTTCACCAACCCCGAGCTGCCAGGGAAGATCCAGCAACACATGATGGAGAAACTCAACCAGGCCATTTAA